A single region of the Lotus japonicus ecotype B-129 chromosome 4, LjGifu_v1.2 genome encodes:
- the LOC130716149 gene encoding probable F-box protein At4g22030, translated as MASLQITSILSSSSSCPCSLRKVNASIHVPKPHQVFSSFSKIPTRKLQIEEINGFTETTTPLELKNAVSTQIYDTFYSPKKSKAITLQLYAILEAVADRVEMHNNVREQRQNWNTLLLKSINMITLTATTMCGVAAAHGGDGESSLLAMKLSSTLLFSAATGLLLIMNKIQPSQLAEEQRCATRLFKQLQSEIETKIAFGNPTEEDVKGSMEKVLALDKAYPLPLLGAMLEKFPKKLEPSVWWPATLFQWKSKTEQGKMQGKKTEYNRVNGWSEELEMEMREVIEVVKRKDAEDYDRLGNIALKVHKSLAIAGPLLTGIAALGSSFVGNGPMAAIVPVMAGSLASVINAFEHGGQVGMVFEMYRNCGGFFKLLEETIEATLEEKDLEKRENGEIFEMKVAMKLGRSVSELRQLASKSGACSMEGIGIDEFASKLF; from the coding sequence ATGGCTTCCTTACAAATCACATCcatactttcttcttcttcttcttgcccTTGTTCTCTTAGAAAAGTCAACGCTTCAATCCATGTCCCAAAACCTCATCAAGTGTTTTCTTCATTCTCAAAAATCCCAACAAGAAAGCTTCAAATTGAGGAAATCAATGGATTCACAGAAACAACAACCCCATTAGAATTAAAGAATGCAGTCAGCACACAAATATATGACACTTTCTACAGCCCAAAAAAATCTAAGGCCATCACTCTTCAACTCTACGCAATTCTAGAGGCAGTAGCTGACAGAGTTGAGATGCACAACAACGTCAGAGAACAAAGACAAAATTGGAACACCCTTCTCTTAAAATCCATCAACATGATCACTCTCACCGCCACAACCATGTGCGGTGTTGCAGCCGCACATGGCGGTGACGGTGAAAGTTCACTTCTAGCTATGAAGCTCTCGTCAACTCTCTTGTTTTCTGCTGCCACAGGGTTGCTTCTCATCATGAATAAGATCCAACCATCACAGCTAGCTGAGGAGCAACGCTGTGCTACAAGGCTGTTCAAACAGCTTCAAAGTGAAATTGAAACAAAAATTGCTTTTGGAAATCCAACCGAGGAAGATGTGAAGGGTTCAATGGAGAAGGTGTTGGCACTTGACAAAGCTTACCCACTTCCCTTATTGGGTGCAATGCTTGAAAAATTTCCTAAGAAATTAGAACCTTCTGTTTGGTGGCCTGCAACTCTGTTCCAGTGGAAGAGTAAAACAGAGCAAGGTAAAATGCAGGGGAAGAAAACAGAGTACAACAGGGTTAATGGATGGAGTGAGGAACTAGAAATGGAAATGAGGGAAGTTATTGAAGTAGTGAAAAGGAAAGATGCTGAGGATTATGATAGGCTTGGAAACATTGCATTGAAGGTTCACAAGAGTTTGGCAATTGCAGGGCCTTTACTAACTGGCATTGCAGCATTGGGGTCATCATTTGTGGGAAATGGTCCAATGGCAGCTATAGTTCCTGTCATGGCAGGGTCATTGGCTTCTGTGATTAATGCATTTGAACATGGTGGCCAAGTTGGGATGGTGTTTGAGATGTACAGAAACTGTGGTGGATTCTTCAAGCTGTTGGAAGAGACAATTGAGGCTACACTTGAAGAGAAAGACttggaaaaaagagaaaatggtGAGATTTTTGAAATGAAGGTAGCAATGAAGTTGGGAAGAAGTGTTTCTGAGCTCAGACAACTTGCTTCTAAATCTGGTGCTTGTAGCATGGAAGGAATTGGCATTGATGAATTTGCCAGCAAGCTCTTTTAG
- the LOC130711071 gene encoding uncharacterized protein LOC130711071 isoform X2 produces the protein MLMVYAPRATLKSHLYQDHHYSPSLQQTYPYKINHLNFLNCNPSSFHKPFASPCSNIFHSSSGNCDLFHHVATHKWLCGLHDSVSSEDEYRSSRNIAISLYRRYRNFIDRGGGDNLKEFISAGVNAYALGCTDEGLRRELIDIKDSGIEIEAMQSYGGSTSLKSKIISEEVDECILWLSIIFITILCTPQPTIVRWSSTPPVSDEVRLQWKGFCALIANAYFMKGMAWLPVKTLQLEQTAVMGQAEQPSVVASRMRLIFSTLEVVSPQWPRA, from the exons ATGCTAATGGTGTATGCTCCCAGAGCTACTCTAAAGTCCCATTTATATCAAGATCATCATTACTCACCCTCCCTGCAACAAACATATCCATACAAGATCAATCATCTTAATTTCTTAAATTGCAATCCTTCTTCTTTCCATAAACCTTTTGCAAGTCCATGTAGCAATATATTTCATAGTTCTTCTGGGAATTGTGATCTATTCCATCATGTTGCTACACATAAATGGCTG TGTGGGTTACATGATTCTGTTTCGTCTGAAGATGAGTACCGTTCTTCACGCAACATAGCCATCAGCTTGTATAGGCGATACAGGAATTTCATTGATCGCGGTGGAGGTGACAATCTAAAG GAGTTCATCAGTGCTGGGGTAAATGCTTATGCACTTGGGTGCACTGATGAAGGATTAAGGAGGGAACTTATTGACATCAAGGATTCTGGTATTGAAATTGAAGCGATGCAGAGTTATGGTGGGAGCACGAGTTTAAAGTCCAAGATCATCTCAGAGGAG GTTGATGAGTGCATTCTCTGGTTAAGCATTATATTCATCACCATCTTGTGCACACCCCAACCAACTATTGTTAGATGGTCATCTACACCTCCTGTTTCAGATGAAGTGAGACTTCAGTGGAAAGGATTTTGTGCCCTTATAGCAAATGCATATTTTATGAAGGGAATGGCTTG GCTTCCTGTAAAAACTCTTCAACTAGAGCAAACGGCTGTGATGGGTCAAGCTGAGCAACCGTCAGTTGTTGCTAGTCGAATGCGATTGATATTTAGCACTCTTGAG GTTGTGAGTCCACAGTGGCCAAGAGCATAG
- the LOC130711071 gene encoding uncharacterized protein LOC130711071 isoform X1, which yields MLMVYAPRATLKSHLYQDHHYSPSLQQTYPYKINHLNFLNCNPSSFHKPFASPCSNIFHSSSGNCDLFHHVATHKWLQCGLHDSVSSEDEYRSSRNIAISLYRRYRNFIDRGGGDNLKEFISAGVNAYALGCTDEGLRRELIDIKDSGIEIEAMQSYGGSTSLKSKIISEEVDECILWLSIIFITILCTPQPTIVRWSSTPPVSDEVRLQWKGFCALIANAYFMKGMAWLPVKTLQLEQTAVMGQAEQPSVVASRMRLIFSTLEVVSPQWPRA from the exons ATGCTAATGGTGTATGCTCCCAGAGCTACTCTAAAGTCCCATTTATATCAAGATCATCATTACTCACCCTCCCTGCAACAAACATATCCATACAAGATCAATCATCTTAATTTCTTAAATTGCAATCCTTCTTCTTTCCATAAACCTTTTGCAAGTCCATGTAGCAATATATTTCATAGTTCTTCTGGGAATTGTGATCTATTCCATCATGTTGCTACACATAAATGGCTG CAGTGTGGGTTACATGATTCTGTTTCGTCTGAAGATGAGTACCGTTCTTCACGCAACATAGCCATCAGCTTGTATAGGCGATACAGGAATTTCATTGATCGCGGTGGAGGTGACAATCTAAAG GAGTTCATCAGTGCTGGGGTAAATGCTTATGCACTTGGGTGCACTGATGAAGGATTAAGGAGGGAACTTATTGACATCAAGGATTCTGGTATTGAAATTGAAGCGATGCAGAGTTATGGTGGGAGCACGAGTTTAAAGTCCAAGATCATCTCAGAGGAG GTTGATGAGTGCATTCTCTGGTTAAGCATTATATTCATCACCATCTTGTGCACACCCCAACCAACTATTGTTAGATGGTCATCTACACCTCCTGTTTCAGATGAAGTGAGACTTCAGTGGAAAGGATTTTGTGCCCTTATAGCAAATGCATATTTTATGAAGGGAATGGCTTG GCTTCCTGTAAAAACTCTTCAACTAGAGCAAACGGCTGTGATGGGTCAAGCTGAGCAACCGTCAGTTGTTGCTAGTCGAATGCGATTGATATTTAGCACTCTTGAG GTTGTGAGTCCACAGTGGCCAAGAGCATAG
- the LOC130711070 gene encoding uncharacterized protein LOC130711070, which produces MADVVQYKLERMLPELDDLEQRELFSHPEIAEIVKQRRKFEYRLKRPCPLKQDYLAYVEYESHLDALLRLRKKAAARELKKQGNKNLKKSKSDFAGLRRITGIYELALKRYKGDIDLWFRYLEFCRQKKNGRMKKALAKVIRFHPKVPGVWIYAAAWEFDNNLNVAAARALMQEGLRVCPTSEDLWVEYLRMELTYINKLKARKVALGEDDGTLARDPRRADEEQWRDENKELFMSLEDKEKNDGPVVESDESNKNIELFEEHGMNIFRTVYAGSVEAMPSSLSLRKRFFEILEGTNLSHYEDMCEEILNGMKRDFSTEPEFWDWLARHNCDLENVQEISEENLIPQVQKAIQVYEEALLSVPSGTMFGLYANFLMEIIAPKEGETNITESSSHGVNYISHLLSLCERAESMGCITEDLAFTFVTLHLQIGQLDEARKLAERLCNGKHAKSVQLWGLRVTIEIRCITRSSSPSDADLLSLFELLRQILTKVPVSESEDLWLQALKFYANQRQYFDKLVEISVASLAGGSGSENGFSLSSAIINFILQKDGIQQARYIYKRFLALPHPGLALYRKCIDLETNLASIGDKNGLINARKLYESALATYEQNVSLWQEYYRMETKMGTSEKATAVYWRATKILKDASEFIGASDL; this is translated from the exons ATGGCGGACGTAGTGCAATACAAGCTGGAGCGCATGCTCCCCGAGCTCGACGACCTCGAGCAGCGCGAGCTCTTCAGCCACCCCGAGATAGCGGAGATCGTGAAGCAGCGGCGTAAATTCGAGTACAGACTGAAGCGTCCGTGTCCTCTGAAGCAAGACTACTTGGCCTACGTCGAGTACGAGTCTCACCTCGACGCCCTCCTCCGGCTCCGCAAGAAAGCGGCGGCGCGTGAGTTGAAGAAGCAAGGCAATAAGAACCTGAAGAAATCGAAATCCGATTTTGCTGGCTTGCGTAGGATCACGGGGATTTATGAACTCGCTTTGAAGCGTTACAAGGGTGATATTGATCTCTGGTTTCGTTACCTTGAGTTCTGCAGACAGAAGAAAAATGGCAGAATGAAGAAG GCATTGGCAAAAGTTATTAGGTTTCACCCTAAGGTTCCTGGGGTTTGGATTTATGCTGCAGCTTGGGAATTTGATAATAACTTGAATGTTGCGGCTGCTCGTGCGTTAATGCAGGAAGGTCTTAGAGTTTGCCCCACTTCGGAAGACCTTTGGGTGGAGTATCTTCGGATGGAACTTACGTACATTAACAAGTTGAAGGCGCGGAAGGTTGCTTTAGGTGAGGATGATGGAACTCTGGCCCGTGATCCTAGAAGGGCTGATGAAGAACAATGGAGGGATGAAAACAAAGAGTTGTTCATGTCCCTTGAAGATAAGGAGAAGAATGATGGACCGGTTGTTGAAAGTGATGAATCAAATAAGAATATTGAATTATTTGAGGAGCATGGTATGAACATTTTTCGAACTGTCTATGCTGGATCAGTTGAAGCTATGCCTTCAAGTCTCAGTCTTAGGAAGCGGTTCTTTGAAATATTGGAGGGGACCAACTTGTCACATTACGAAGACATGTGCGAGGAGATACTGAATGGCATGAAGAGGGATTTTTCCACAGAACCTGAGTTCTGGGACTGGCTTGCGAGACATAACTGTGATCTCGAAAATGTGCAGGAGATTAGTGAAGAAAACTTAATTCCTCAGGTGCAAAAGGCAATTCAG GTTTATGAGGAGGCTTTGTTAAGTGTCCCTTCAGGAACTATGTTTGGTTTGTATGCAAATTTTCTAATGGAAATTATAGCTCCTAAAGAAGGGGAAACCAATATAACTGAGTCATCAAGTCATGGTGTAAACTATATATCACATCTCTTGTCATTATGTGAAAGAGCTGAAAGCATGGGGTGCATTACCGAGGATCTTGCTTTCACTTTTGTGACCTTACATTTGCAAATAGGACAATTGGATGAGGCTAGGAAACTGGCAGAGCGGCTTTGCAATGGAAAACATGCAAAGTCTGTACAGTTGTGGGGATTAAGGGTTACTATAGAAATTAGATGCATCACAAGAAGTTCTTCACCTAGTGATGCTGATTTGCTATCCCTTTTTGAACTCCTTAGACAAATTTTGACCAAAGTTCCTGTTTCAGAGTCAGAGGACTTGTGGCTACAG GCCCTTAAATTCTATGCAAATCAAAGACAGTATTTTGATAAACTTGTGGAGATTTCTGTTGCTTCTTTGGCTGGAGGTTCTGGCAGTGAAAATGGATTCTCTCTTTCTTCTGCCATCATCAATTTTATACTTCAGAAAGATGGAATTCAGCAGGCCAGATATATCTATAAACG ATTTCTTGCTTTACCACATCCCGGCCTAGCATTATACAGAAAATGCATTGACCTGGAAACAAACCTTGCATCAATTGGAGATAAAAATGGTCTCATAAATGCCAGGAAGTTATATGAATCTGCACTTGCAACTTATGAACAAAATGTCAGCTTGTGGCAAGAGTACTATCGCATGGAGACTAAG ATGGGAACGTCAGAAAAGGCTACTGCTGTCTATTGGCGTGCAACAAAAATACTCAAAGATGCTAGTGAATTTATTGGTGCCTCAGATTTGTGA
- the LOC130712063 gene encoding L-ascorbate oxidase homolog, whose protein sequence is MRPCNVLSSLILLLTFLFTSTNSEDPYRYLTWKITYGDIYPLGVKQQGILINGQFPGPQIDAVTNENLIISVYNYLREPFLISWNGLQHRRNSWQDGVEGTNCPILPGKNFTYALQVKDQIGSFFYFPSLGMHKAAGAFGGIRIWSRPRIPVPFPPPTGEFTVLAGDWFKMDHHRLRRVLENGHNLPFPDGVLINGRGWNGNTFTVDQGKTYRFRISNVGLTSSINFRIQGHTLKLVEVEGSHTIQNSYTSLDIHLGQSYSVLVTANQPVKDYYVVVSTRFTRKILTTTSVLHYSNSRNAVSGPVPQGPTVGITSSIYQAMSIRRNLTASGPRPNPQGSYHYGLIKPTRTIVLQNSAPYINGKQRYAVNSVSYVAPDTPLKLADYFQIPGVFYVGSIPTFPNGGNAYQQASVMGANFHEYVEIVFQNWEDSVQSWHIDGYSFFVVGFGSGQWTDNSRARYNLRDTVARCTTQVYPKSWTAIYMALDNVGMWNIRSENWARQYLGQQFYLRVYTPSKSIRDEYPVPRNALLCGRARGRHTRPM, encoded by the exons ATGAGACCCTGCAAtgttctctcttctctcattcttcttctcacATTCCTTTTCACTTCAACCAACTCTGAAGATCCATATAGGTACCTCACTTGGAAGATCACCTATGGTGACATTTACCCTCTTGGTGTTAAGCAACAG GGGATCTTGATTAATGGCCAGTTTCCGGGGCCTCAAATAGATGCTGTTACCAATGAAAACTTGATTATCAGTGTCTATAACTACCTCAGAGAACCGTTCCTCATTTCATG GAATGGCTTACAGCACAGGAGAAACTCATGGCAGGATGGTGTGGAAGGCACAAACTGTCCAATCCTACCTGGGAAGAACTTCACTTATGCTCTCCAGGTTAAAGACCAGATTGGTAGCTTTTTCTACTTCCCATCACTTGGAATGCATAAAGCTGCTGGAGCATTCGGCGGCATCAGAATTTGGAGTCGCCCGCGCATTCCTGTCCCTTTTCCTCCTCCGACCGGGGAATTTACTGTACTTGCTGGAGATTGGTTCAAGATGGACCACCAT AGACTGAGACGAGTCCTAGAGAATGGTCATAATCTCCCCTTCCCTGATGGCGTTCTTATCAATGGACGTGGTTGGAACGGAAACACGTTCACTGTAGATCAAG GTAAGACTTACAGGTTCAGGATATCAAATGTGGGGCTCACATCATCCATCAACTTCAGAATCCAAGGCCATACCTTGAAACTTGTGGAGGTAGAAGGGTCTCATACTATCCAAAACTCATATACTTCCCTTGACATCCACTTGGGACAGTCCTACTCTGTGCTTGTCACAGCTAATCAGCCTGTGAAGGATTACTACGTTGTTGTCTCCACAAGATTCACCAGAAAGATACTCACAACAACTTCAGTTCTTCATTACAGCAACTCGCGCAATGCGGTATCTGGTCCAGTTCCTCAAGGTCCTACCGTTGGTATTACTTCATCTATCTATCAGGCCATGAGTATCCG GCGGAACCTGACGGCAAGTGGACCAAGACCAAACCCTCAGGGGTCTTACCACTATGGATTGATCAAGCCTACAAGAACTATCGTGCTTCAAAACTCTGCTCCTTATATCAATGGCAAGCAGAGGTATGCTGTCAACAGTGTCTCCTATGTTGCACCAGACACGCCATTGAAACTTGCTGATTACTTCCAGATTCCTGGAGTTTTCTATGTTGGAAGCATTCCTACATTTCCTAATGGGGGCAATGCCTACCAACAAGCATCTGTCATGGGTGCTAATTTCCATGAATATGTTGAGATCGTGTTCCAAAATTGGGAGGATTCAGTGCAGTCATGGCATATCGACGGCTATTCCTTCTTTGTAGTAGG ATTCGGTAGCGGGCAGTGGACTGATAATAGTAGAGCACGCTACAATCTGAGAGACACTGTTGCTAGATGCACCACTCAG GTATACCCAAAGTCATGGACAGCAATCTACATGGCTCTGGACAATGTGGGAATGTGGAATATAAGGTCTGAGAATTGGGCAAGGCAGTATTTGGGACAGCAGTTCTATCTTCGGGTATATACACCTTCTAAATCAATTAGAGATGAATATCCAGTCCCAAGGAATGCTCTGCTATGTGGCAGAGCAAGGGGTCGTCACACGAGGCCCATGTAG